One window of Paludibacter propionicigenes WB4 genomic DNA carries:
- a CDS encoding LL-diaminopimelate aminotransferase, which yields MALANENYLKTPEIYCFDEIEKRVNAFKVLHPNAKVIRLGVGDVSRPLPNEVVQAMHKAVDEMSVLDSFRGYSPPQGYDFLIEKILKEYRSIGVFLDKDSIFVNDGAKSDIGNIGHVLGRDNIIAISDPVYPVYENATIMSGRAGVLTDDQKWSNVVYLRCTEDTGFVPELPTEKVDVIYLCNPNNPTGTVMKKPELKKWVDYAIEHQSIIVYDGAYQAYINEPDVPRSIYEIKGAKKVAIEIRSYSKTAGFTGLRCGYSVFPQELLVYTKYGEEVPLIKLWSRRNANYTNGVSYIVQRGAEAVYSRKGKAEVHELVDYYLTNASLLRNELLSIGFEVYGGTNSPYVWFKTAYNQSSWKFFQQLLYENHIVGTPGVVFGSLGEGYMRFTGFSSREDTLLAIERLRRGV from the coding sequence ATGGCATTAGCGAACGAGAACTATTTAAAAACTCCCGAAATCTATTGTTTTGACGAAATTGAGAAACGCGTTAACGCTTTTAAAGTTCTACATCCTAATGCAAAAGTGATTCGTTTAGGAGTAGGAGATGTGTCCCGCCCGTTGCCTAATGAAGTTGTTCAGGCTATGCATAAAGCAGTAGATGAGATGTCTGTACTGGATAGCTTTCGGGGTTATAGTCCTCCACAGGGTTATGATTTTCTTATTGAAAAAATATTAAAAGAATATCGCTCAATAGGTGTTTTCTTAGACAAAGACAGCATTTTTGTAAATGATGGAGCAAAGTCGGATATTGGAAATATCGGACATGTTTTGGGTCGTGACAATATTATTGCCATTTCAGATCCGGTTTACCCTGTATATGAAAATGCCACAATAATGAGTGGTAGAGCGGGAGTATTGACCGATGATCAGAAGTGGAGTAATGTTGTTTATTTACGTTGCACTGAAGATACGGGTTTTGTTCCGGAACTACCTACCGAAAAAGTTGATGTGATTTACTTGTGTAACCCCAATAATCCGACAGGAACTGTAATGAAAAAGCCTGAGTTGAAGAAGTGGGTGGATTATGCTATTGAACATCAAAGTATTATTGTGTATGATGGTGCTTATCAGGCTTATATAAATGAGCCCGATGTGCCACGCAGTATATATGAAATAAAAGGAGCTAAAAAAGTAGCTATAGAAATAAGAAGTTATTCTAAAACTGCCGGTTTCACCGGTTTACGATGTGGTTACTCCGTTTTTCCTCAAGAATTGTTGGTGTACACGAAATACGGTGAAGAAGTGCCGCTTATTAAACTTTGGAGTAGACGAAATGCCAATTATACAAATGGTGTTTCGTATATAGTTCAGCGTGGAGCTGAGGCTGTTTACTCTCGTAAAGGTAAAGCTGAGGTGCATGAATTGGTAGATTATTATCTTACCAATGCATCGTTGCTCAGAAACGAACTGCTTTCAATTGGTTTTGAAGTATACGGAGGAACCAATTCTCCGTATGTCTGGTTTAAAACCGCTTATAATCAATCGTCCTGGAAATTTTTTCAACAGCTGCTTTATGAGAACCATATTGTTGGTACCCCCGGAGTAGTTTTTGGCTCGTTGGGCGAAGGGTATATGCGTTTTACAGGTTTTAGCAGCAGAGAAGATACGCTTTTAGCTATTGAACGACTAAGGAGAGGAGTTTAA
- a CDS encoding glycosyltransferase family 4 protein has protein sequence MKPTLTKVLFLSQWYPHRNDQMFGLFVQKHAEAASLFCQIKVLYVQSDASITDFETEIKEQNNLSEIIVYYPAKKQNLLSKILNTINYYRAYWKGYKIIYSDDFKPDIIHANILTRTACVAYIFKLLKGIPYVITEHWSRYLPARDSFNGTLRKLVTRIVVSNADAILPVSENLKQAMQSHKLLNNNYIVVNNVVDNSFFTESTVIHRSKKRIIHVSCFDEEAKNIKGIISATFELSRQREDFELMLIGTGIDFEIVKKYADTLDFQKDVIHFLGEKTPKEVANWMQNSDFLILFSNFETAGVVIAESLACGKPVISTCVGIAPECIDESNGILLSTNTESELVEKMNYLLDNFQSYDANLIKADAKNKFSYAHIGKQLSTIYEKSILRK, from the coding sequence ATGAAACCAACTCTCACTAAAGTTCTATTTCTATCGCAGTGGTATCCACATCGAAATGATCAGATGTTTGGTTTGTTTGTTCAAAAACATGCTGAAGCAGCAAGTTTATTTTGCCAGATAAAGGTGCTTTACGTACAATCGGATGCAAGCATTACTGATTTTGAAACAGAAATCAAAGAACAAAATAACCTGAGTGAAATTATTGTTTATTATCCTGCCAAAAAACAAAACTTATTATCTAAAATTCTCAATACAATTAATTATTACAGAGCATATTGGAAAGGCTATAAAATTATTTATTCCGACGATTTCAAACCTGATATTATTCATGCTAACATTCTCACCCGAACTGCATGTGTAGCTTATATTTTTAAACTGCTAAAAGGAATTCCCTACGTAATTACCGAGCATTGGTCAAGATACCTCCCTGCACGAGATTCATTTAACGGCACGTTACGTAAATTAGTCACTCGTATTGTTGTCAGCAATGCCGATGCTATTTTGCCGGTTTCTGAAAATCTAAAACAGGCCATGCAATCTCATAAATTACTTAATAACAATTACATTGTAGTAAACAACGTTGTAGATAATTCATTCTTTACTGAAAGTACAGTCATTCATCGTTCAAAAAAGCGAATCATTCATGTCTCATGCTTTGATGAAGAAGCAAAAAACATAAAAGGAATTATTAGCGCAACTTTTGAATTGTCAAGACAACGTGAAGATTTTGAACTAATGTTGATTGGAACAGGCATCGATTTTGAAATCGTAAAAAAATATGCTGATACTCTTGATTTTCAAAAAGATGTTATTCATTTTTTAGGAGAAAAAACTCCAAAAGAAGTAGCAAATTGGATGCAGAATAGTGACTTTTTGATTTTATTTTCTAATTTTGAAACAGCTGGAGTTGTAATTGCAGAGAGTCTTGCTTGTGGAAAACCTGTAATAAGTACCTGCGTAGGTATTGCACCAGAATGTATCGACGAAAGTAACGGTATATTGCTTTCAACTAATACAGAGAGTGAACTTGTAGAGAAAATGAACTATCTCCTTGATAATTTTCAAAGTTACGATGCAAATTTAATTAAAGCAGATGCAAAAAATAAATTCAGTTATGCTCACATAGGAAAACAGCTGTCAACCATCTACGAAAAATCTATTTTGAGAAAATGA
- a CDS encoding Nramp family divalent metal transporter, whose protein sequence is MEMIKMTEFTKRRKNIWRNIIVFLAVLGPGIITGSVDNDAGGITTYSIAGALYGYNLLWTMIPALIVLIVVQEMNARMGIVSGKGLADLIRENAGVKITFFIFVGLLIADIGNTTTEFAGVAGSMQVFDISKYISVPIASALVWWLVVKGTYKFSERVFLIFSAFLLVYVVSAIIGKPHWHDIGRAMIKPDIQYNKEYLAIVIGIIGTTIAPWMQFYMQSAVIEKGLTISDYKYTLWDVIIGSIITVVVAFFIIIACASTLHLNGIKIEEAKDAAMALKPIAGDLASITFSFGLFIASIFSATILPVATAFYVCEAFGWEAGIDKKWKEAPQFYWLFTFIIILGAAIILIPNAPLIVITLWSQVANGLLLPIVLVCMMLIVNNREVMGNYVNKPWQNIIGWTTITILIGLTITLFVSSFF, encoded by the coding sequence ATGGAGATGATAAAAATGACAGAATTTACCAAAAGACGAAAGAATATCTGGCGCAATATAATTGTCTTTCTGGCTGTTCTTGGTCCGGGTATTATTACCGGCAGCGTAGACAACGATGCCGGAGGGATTACCACTTATTCAATAGCTGGCGCTTTGTATGGTTACAATTTACTCTGGACCATGATTCCCGCATTGATTGTGCTTATCGTTGTACAAGAAATGAATGCCCGCATGGGAATTGTTTCCGGTAAAGGGCTAGCCGATTTAATTCGCGAAAATGCAGGTGTCAAAATTACGTTCTTTATTTTCGTTGGTCTGCTTATAGCCGATATAGGTAACACTACCACTGAATTTGCCGGAGTAGCTGGTAGCATGCAGGTTTTCGACATCAGCAAGTATATCAGTGTACCCATCGCCTCTGCCCTCGTATGGTGGTTGGTAGTAAAAGGTACCTATAAATTCAGTGAACGGGTTTTTCTTATTTTTAGTGCGTTTTTGCTTGTTTACGTCGTTTCTGCTATAATTGGAAAACCCCATTGGCATGATATAGGTCGGGCAATGATTAAACCCGATATTCAATACAATAAAGAGTATCTGGCAATAGTTATTGGTATCATCGGAACCACCATTGCTCCATGGATGCAATTCTATATGCAGTCGGCTGTTATCGAAAAAGGATTGACTATCTCCGATTATAAATATACGCTTTGGGACGTTATCATAGGAAGTATAATAACGGTGGTAGTAGCATTCTTCATTATTATAGCATGCGCGTCAACGTTACATCTGAATGGCATCAAAATAGAAGAGGCTAAAGATGCGGCTATGGCATTAAAACCTATTGCCGGCGATTTAGCATCAATCACGTTTTCATTTGGATTGTTTATCGCATCAATTTTCTCGGCAACCATCCTTCCCGTTGCTACGGCTTTTTACGTATGCGAAGCTTTTGGTTGGGAAGCAGGTATCGACAAAAAATGGAAAGAAGCACCACAGTTCTACTGGCTATTTACCTTTATAATCATTCTCGGGGCTGCTATTATTTTAATTCCCAATGCACCACTGATTGTTATTACGCTGTGGTCTCAGGTTGCTAACGGATTATTACTGCCTATCGTATTAGTTTGCATGATGCTGATAGTAAACAACAGGGAAGTTATGGGTAACTACGTAAACAAACCCTGGCAAAACATCATTGGTTGGACAACTATCACTATTTTGATAGGATTGACGATTACGCTATTTGTTTCTTCGTTTTTTTAA
- a CDS encoding oligosaccharide flippase family protein, producing MNASPINKLNIFKQFYQKGFFHLLSANVLIQIVAFASQLFVAGILLPDDIGRIKIIQTYLSVFSIIAGMGFNTSVLKLCSENSTAETKKHLLESSLLFTLISSVSLYFIIIFLNLFGIFSSDNLIKYLIPIGLFPMISNSFFMVFIAYFQAIKDMKLISKLTVSNKLISIIGIIMLTYWFGIKGFYMAYNVSFLLMLIVCFKIYHRSQNLRIFQTRNFSGFPTVWKYAKPSILANLFSEMSAYIDILLIGFFVKDMHQVGYYSFALTITVIFRLFPGTVQQMASPYFSSLSQQQEDFSLILRKYNRLLYLVVIASLGISLIGVPFCIQWIFNGKYEQSIIYFPFLAIGWSLRQLVQLQSAAIFGLGKIHYNAYISLFTLIFSVISITLALLCWGLKGAAYASILNGVAFALCSAYFYKKARNEVFN from the coding sequence ATGAATGCTTCCCCAATCAACAAGCTTAATATCTTCAAGCAATTTTACCAGAAAGGATTCTTTCATCTTTTATCGGCTAACGTACTGATACAAATTGTGGCATTTGCATCTCAGCTTTTTGTTGCAGGCATTTTATTACCTGACGATATCGGTCGTATTAAAATTATCCAAACTTACCTATCGGTCTTTTCAATAATCGCCGGAATGGGATTCAATACTTCAGTTTTAAAACTGTGCTCTGAAAACTCTACAGCCGAAACTAAAAAACACTTGCTGGAATCTTCATTACTTTTTACTCTCATAAGTAGTGTGAGCCTCTATTTCATCATCATTTTTTTAAACCTATTTGGTATTTTCAGTAGCGATAATCTTATCAAATATCTCATTCCTATAGGTTTATTCCCTATGATCAGTAACTCGTTTTTTATGGTTTTCATTGCTTACTTTCAGGCAATAAAAGACATGAAATTGATCTCTAAACTCACCGTATCCAATAAATTAATATCCATAATCGGGATAATAATGCTTACCTATTGGTTCGGAATTAAAGGATTTTATATGGCGTACAATGTAAGCTTCTTGCTCATGCTGATTGTCTGTTTCAAAATATACCACCGATCTCAGAATCTTAGAATTTTTCAAACAAGAAACTTTTCCGGCTTCCCTACTGTTTGGAAATATGCAAAACCGTCTATTTTAGCCAACCTATTTTCTGAAATGTCTGCTTACATTGATATTTTATTAATAGGCTTTTTCGTAAAAGACATGCATCAAGTTGGTTATTATAGTTTTGCTTTGACAATAACAGTTATTTTTAGACTATTCCCCGGAACAGTTCAACAAATGGCTTCACCTTATTTTTCATCATTGTCGCAACAACAGGAAGATTTCTCTTTAATTTTAAGAAAATACAACAGATTACTTTATCTGGTGGTTATTGCGTCTCTTGGAATATCACTTATCGGAGTTCCATTTTGCATACAATGGATATTTAACGGGAAATACGAACAATCAATCATATACTTTCCCTTTTTGGCAATAGGATGGAGCTTGCGTCAACTTGTCCAACTTCAGAGTGCTGCGATATTCGGTTTGGGGAAAATACATTACAATGCTTATATAAGTCTTTTTACATTGATTTTTAGCGTCATATCAATTACATTAGCCCTCCTCTGTTGGGGTTTAAAAGGGGCAGCCTATGCTTCGATTCTGAATGGTGTGGCTTTTGCATTGTGCTCTGCTTACTTTTACAAAAAAGCCCGAAATGAGGTCTTCAATTAA
- the ribH gene encoding 6,7-dimethyl-8-ribityllumazine synthase, producing MATQYQNLSEYNPDLMPDKKKVSEQQYAIAVADWNPQITHTLLQGAVDSLVENGVRLSQIKIVHVPGTFELTFAAKQLLDDYYCLIDGIKVHKYSAVIVLGCVIQGDTPHFDYVCQGVTYGISNLNTRTDGCPVIFGVLTTNTLQQALDRAGGVHGNKGVEAAITAIKMANIVW from the coding sequence ATGGCAACCCAATATCAAAATTTATCAGAATACAATCCCGATTTAATGCCCGATAAAAAGAAAGTATCGGAACAGCAATATGCAATTGCTGTTGCAGATTGGAATCCTCAGATTACTCATACTTTACTCCAAGGCGCAGTTGACTCATTAGTAGAAAATGGGGTTAGACTTTCGCAAATAAAGATTGTGCATGTACCAGGCACATTTGAATTGACTTTTGCTGCAAAGCAATTGCTCGATGATTATTATTGCTTGATAGATGGTATAAAAGTACATAAGTACTCGGCCGTTATTGTGTTGGGTTGCGTAATTCAGGGAGATACTCCACACTTTGATTATGTTTGTCAGGGGGTGACGTATGGCATTTCTAACCTGAATACACGTACCGATGGATGTCCTGTAATCTTTGGTGTACTAACTACCAATACCTTACAACAGGCACTTGACAGGGCAGGTGGTGTACATGGAAATAAAGGCGTGGAAGCCGCAATAACAGCCATAAAAATGGCCAATATTGTTTGGTAG
- a CDS encoding YhdH/YhfP family quinone oxidoreductase — protein MENIQYKAFVVEEIDGKFIQTVKTLNVADLPAGDVLVRVHYSSINYKDALSATGNKGVTKQYPHTPGIDVSGMVESSESEKFKKGDKVIVTGYDLGMNTAGGFGQYIRIPAEWVVKLPEGLSMKESMIIGTAGFTAGISVLRLSELVKPENGKVVVSGATGGVGSVALSLLSKLGYQTIAISGKQEESDFLHALGATEIIPRNDFQVVDKRPMLSSQYAGAIDTVGGAILENILKGLKPLGAVTTCGSVSSTQLNMTVFPFILRGISLIGVSAQNYPTHLREPLWQKLANEWKPNNLLDLYSEINIEEIKSRIDLILEGKLKGRTIVKMID, from the coding sequence ATGGAAAATATACAATACAAAGCATTCGTGGTAGAAGAAATTGATGGAAAATTTATACAGACCGTAAAAACTCTGAATGTAGCTGACTTACCTGCGGGCGATGTTTTAGTGCGGGTTCATTATTCTTCTATAAATTATAAAGATGCACTTTCGGCTACCGGTAATAAAGGTGTGACAAAACAATATCCGCACACGCCAGGAATAGATGTTTCCGGTATGGTTGAAAGCTCTGAAAGTGAGAAATTTAAAAAGGGTGATAAGGTTATTGTAACAGGATATGATCTGGGTATGAACACGGCTGGTGGTTTTGGTCAATATATTCGGATTCCTGCCGAATGGGTGGTCAAACTCCCCGAGGGTTTGAGCATGAAAGAATCTATGATAATAGGTACGGCCGGTTTTACAGCCGGAATTTCAGTGTTAAGGTTGAGCGAATTAGTTAAACCTGAAAATGGTAAAGTTGTTGTTTCGGGCGCAACGGGAGGTGTTGGATCGGTAGCGCTATCTTTACTTTCAAAACTTGGTTATCAGACAATAGCTATTTCAGGGAAACAAGAGGAATCAGATTTTTTACACGCATTAGGAGCTACAGAAATTATTCCTAGAAATGATTTTCAGGTGGTGGATAAGCGCCCCATGCTTTCATCGCAATATGCCGGAGCAATAGATACGGTTGGTGGTGCAATTTTGGAGAATATACTTAAAGGTCTTAAGCCTCTAGGAGCTGTTACAACTTGCGGAAGTGTCTCATCTACTCAGTTGAATATGACAGTGTTTCCGTTCATTTTAAGGGGTATAAGCTTAATAGGAGTATCTGCACAGAATTACCCAACACATCTCAGGGAACCACTATGGCAGAAGTTGGCAAATGAATGGAAACCAAACAACTTACTCGATTTGTATTCTGAAATAAACATAGAGGAGATTAAAAGCCGTATTGATTTAATTTTAGAAGGAAAACTCAAAGGGCGAACTATCGTGAAAATGATTGATTAA
- the corA gene encoding magnesium/cobalt transporter CorA has protein sequence MGELRIFYHEDNKIKISKSLDILKKVTLKELVWIDLNDVSEDIEDKLEEFLKIYIQEDEEIEEIEMSSRYMQTDDSIVANSNFLQENYTVEPVSFIIKNGILVSVRHAELKSFSETVKKIFANSRNFITGYHVLVTLLETRVEYDADMIEDATDLITGLSKTLNTEDDLDQGILIRIKDLQEKVMIIRQNIMDKQRVVSNMLKCNFFPEELLPRLTMIIKDINSLFEYTRFGFDRLDYLQDTFLGLVNLQQNKIIKIFTVVSVIFMPPTLIASIYGMNFKHLPELDWKLGYPVSILMMVGFSGAVMLYFKKKKWL, from the coding sequence ATGGGTGAATTAAGAATATTTTATCACGAGGATAACAAGATCAAGATATCAAAAAGCCTTGATATCTTGAAGAAAGTTACCCTGAAAGAATTGGTTTGGATTGATCTGAATGATGTATCTGAAGATATAGAAGACAAACTGGAAGAATTTCTTAAAATCTATATTCAGGAAGATGAAGAGATTGAAGAAATTGAAATGAGTTCGCGCTATATGCAAACTGATGACAGCATTGTTGCCAACTCCAATTTTTTACAGGAAAATTATACTGTAGAGCCGGTTTCGTTTATAATTAAAAATGGAATTCTGGTATCTGTAAGGCATGCGGAACTTAAATCTTTCAGCGAAACTGTAAAGAAAATTTTTGCAAACTCACGTAACTTTATTACAGGTTATCACGTACTGGTTACGCTGCTTGAAACGCGCGTAGAGTATGATGCCGACATGATAGAAGATGCCACAGATCTGATTACAGGCCTTAGTAAGACTCTGAATACAGAAGATGATTTGGATCAGGGCATCTTGATTAGAATTAAAGACTTACAGGAAAAGGTAATGATTATCCGTCAGAATATCATGGATAAACAACGTGTTGTATCCAACATGCTGAAATGCAATTTTTTCCCCGAAGAATTATTGCCAAGGCTTACAATGATTATTAAAGATATAAACTCTCTTTTTGAATATACCCGATTTGGATTTGATAGACTGGATTATCTCCAGGATACTTTTCTGGGTTTAGTAAACTTACAGCAGAATAAGATAATAAAAATATTTACTGTAGTATCTGTAATCTTTATGCCCCCTACCCTTATAGCAAGTATTTATGGTATGAACTTTAAGCATTTGCCTGAATTGGACTGGAAACTTGGCTATCCTGTATCAATTTTAATGATGGTGGGATTTTCTGGAGCAGTTATGCTCTATTTTAAAAAGAAGAAGTGGTTGTGA
- a CDS encoding GNAT family N-acetyltransferase, translated as MKLIHLRNKSIDTKQWDNCIAQSKNHLTYAFSWYLNVVSPEWEALVSKDYEYVMPLPVKSRYGFPYLVQPPLTQQLGIFSKHEITQNVVEKFMKEIPYFSYELNLNEHNFYEKALIYPNFILDINKPYNDISSTYSKNCKRNVSKSVANNLRIQHNITKESFLSFYFSTEKHYLSPKQPVLKELIDKGISENSLKLYGVYSVDNKLVAGLCLLESNNRLTYLLSSSNSEGKKLSAMFFLIDYIIKKYAGKDYVLDFEGSKIEGISRLYRGFGAKYHPYYILKRFRPSFLIRK; from the coding sequence ATGAAGTTAATACATCTGCGAAATAAATCCATTGACACAAAACAATGGGACAACTGCATTGCACAGTCAAAAAACCATCTGACTTATGCATTTTCGTGGTATCTGAACGTAGTAAGCCCCGAGTGGGAAGCCTTGGTGAGTAAAGATTATGAATATGTCATGCCACTGCCTGTTAAAAGCAGATATGGCTTTCCATACCTTGTACAACCACCACTTACACAACAACTTGGAATTTTCTCCAAACATGAAATCACTCAAAATGTGGTAGAGAAATTTATGAAGGAAATTCCGTATTTTAGCTACGAACTGAATCTGAACGAACATAATTTCTATGAAAAAGCGCTAATCTACCCAAATTTTATACTTGATATAAACAAACCGTACAACGACATATCTTCCACATACTCAAAGAATTGCAAACGTAATGTCAGCAAATCCGTTGCAAACAATTTAAGAATCCAACACAACATTACGAAAGAAAGCTTTCTGTCTTTCTATTTTTCAACTGAGAAACACTATTTATCTCCAAAACAGCCTGTTTTGAAAGAACTGATTGATAAAGGAATATCTGAAAATTCATTGAAACTGTATGGTGTCTATTCAGTTGATAACAAGTTGGTTGCCGGGCTTTGTCTGTTGGAAAGTAATAATCGCTTAACATACCTTCTGTCATCATCCAATAGTGAAGGGAAAAAACTATCGGCTATGTTCTTTTTGATAGACTATATTATTAAGAAATATGCCGGAAAGGATTATGTTCTGGACTTTGAGGGTTCAAAAATTGAAGGCATATCACGTTTATACAGAGGCTTTGGAGCCAAGTACCATCCCTATTATATACTGAAACGGTTCAGGCCGTCGTTTCTTATCCGCAAATGA
- a CDS encoding bactofilin family protein, whose amino-acid sequence MLRNNMAKEVVANTGAMYNALTNGSKIVGKIFADSDFRIDGDVEGTITCNGKVVIGQKGFLKGSISCVNAEIVGTVEGDIVVTETLSLRSTAVIKGEVKTKVLMVEPNAVFNGTCSMKEDELSLSASE is encoded by the coding sequence ATGTTAAGAAACAATATGGCTAAAGAAGTAGTGGCAAATACCGGTGCGATGTATAATGCGCTAACCAACGGAAGTAAGATTGTAGGTAAAATCTTTGCTGATAGTGATTTCAGAATAGATGGCGACGTAGAAGGCACTATTACCTGTAACGGGAAAGTGGTTATTGGGCAAAAAGGATTTCTAAAAGGCTCAATTTCATGTGTAAACGCTGAGATTGTAGGAACAGTAGAAGGTGATATTGTAGTTACGGAGACTCTTTCTCTACGAAGCACAGCTGTGATTAAAGGTGAAGTAAAAACCAAGGTTTTGATGGTTGAACCTAATGCGGTATTTAACGGTACTTGTTCTATGAAAGAAGATGAATTAAGTTTATCTGCTTCGGAATAG
- a CDS encoding magnesium transporter MgtE N-terminal domain-containing protein → MTSQVTFYVSQIIGCKIYDVNGTRLGSVMDIMVNTAQSDASVEDAFRPVIIGLKTKTSGTVRYLNFEHIKIVNKNKRFSFICQQAENLAENALENSLPLVKNILDRQIVDINGRKLVRVNDIRLVSIASGTYAIAVDIGTEGLLRRLGVAGIVNKSLRVFNTTLPTRFILWDDVGALDNTNFNIKLSQTSSKLQRLHPSDLADIIEEMGAQSRTKIFESLDEERAADVLEEMEPYAQAQIIESLSIGKAADLLEKMPADEVADLLDELEDDTVELLLNEMERESSEEVRELLEYEDKEVGSLMTTDYLSFRETMTVDQTLNELREQKPEADMIYSLFITNEQEKLIATVSLRDLVISLPTMTLGEIMNKQIICVSDEDKIDTLAEIISKYDLLAIPVTDAENTLVGMVVIDDIVEDLMYKGKTKKGGRSWR, encoded by the coding sequence ATGACATCACAAGTAACTTTCTATGTTAGCCAAATTATTGGCTGCAAGATCTATGACGTAAACGGAACCCGTTTAGGAAGCGTTATGGATATAATGGTAAATACAGCTCAATCGGATGCATCTGTAGAAGATGCGTTCAGACCTGTAATTATCGGACTTAAAACTAAAACAAGTGGTACAGTTCGATATCTCAATTTTGAACATATCAAAATTGTAAACAAGAATAAGCGTTTTTCATTCATCTGCCAACAAGCAGAAAACCTTGCTGAGAATGCTTTAGAAAACAGTTTGCCGTTGGTAAAAAATATTCTCGACAGACAAATCGTAGATATAAACGGACGCAAACTGGTACGCGTAAATGATATTCGGTTGGTTTCTATTGCATCAGGAACTTACGCAATAGCCGTTGATATAGGCACTGAAGGTCTGCTTCGCAGACTTGGAGTAGCCGGTATCGTAAACAAATCCCTACGTGTTTTCAACACTACACTTCCTACACGTTTTATCTTGTGGGACGATGTTGGTGCACTGGACAACACCAACTTCAACATTAAACTATCTCAAACATCCAGTAAGCTTCAACGATTACATCCTTCTGATTTGGCTGATATCATTGAAGAAATGGGTGCTCAATCGAGAACTAAGATTTTCGAATCACTTGATGAAGAACGGGCGGCTGATGTACTTGAAGAAATGGAACCTTATGCTCAGGCTCAAATTATCGAAAGTTTATCGATAGGTAAAGCTGCGGACTTACTTGAAAAAATGCCCGCAGATGAGGTTGCCGATTTGCTCGATGAACTTGAAGATGACACCGTGGAGTTGTTGCTGAACGAAATGGAGAGAGAATCATCGGAAGAAGTCAGAGAATTACTGGAATACGAAGACAAAGAAGTGGGCAGTCTCATGACTACCGATTATCTTTCCTTCCGTGAAACAATGACAGTTGACCAGACTCTCAACGAGTTGCGTGAGCAAAAACCTGAGGCTGACATGATCTATTCATTATTCATCACCAATGAACAGGAAAAATTAATCGCCACCGTTTCATTAAGAGATTTGGTAATTTCGTTACCAACGATGACATTGGGCGAAATAATGAACAAACAAATTATCTGCGTTTCGGATGAGGACAAAATTGATACTCTGGCTGAAATTATTTCTAAATACGACTTGTTAGCCATTCCGGTTACGGATGCAGAAAATACCTTGGTAGGTATGGTAGTAATTGATGATATTGTTGAAGACCTTATGTATAAAGGTAAAACGAAGAAAGGAGGTCGGTCATGGAGATGA
- a CDS encoding thioesterase family protein, giving the protein MIHSTFTQSTKVSDHQTAAYLGSGTLEVFGTPALVAFMENTAMKMLSDLPTESTSVGISMNMQHLKASPVGATVECTATITAIEGRKYSFAIKAIDASGDLIGEAMHERVIVNIDKFMSKVLS; this is encoded by the coding sequence ATGATTCATTCAACTTTTACCCAATCAACTAAGGTTTCAGACCATCAAACAGCCGCTTATCTTGGATCAGGAACTCTTGAAGTTTTTGGCACACCGGCTTTAGTCGCATTTATGGAAAATACGGCAATGAAGATGTTGTCTGATTTACCGACCGAAAGTACAAGCGTGGGTATATCAATGAATATGCAACATCTGAAAGCGAGTCCTGTAGGAGCAACTGTAGAATGCACTGCTACAATAACAGCCATAGAAGGCAGGAAATACAGCTTTGCCATTAAAGCTATTGATGCATCCGGAGACCTTATTGGTGAAGCTATGCATGAACGAGTAATCGTGAACATCGATAAATTTATGAGTAAAGTGTTGTCATAA